Proteins encoded within one genomic window of Haematobia irritans isolate KBUSLIRL chromosome 5, ASM5000362v1, whole genome shotgun sequence:
- the LOC142239993 gene encoding cyclic nucleotide-gated cation channel subunit A-like: protein MISDMNVARVEFQNRMYGVKQYMAFRKVGHELEARVIGWFVYTWSQSGAIDEERVLPAPPDKLKAEIAIVFSPGDYICRKGDVGKEMYIVKRGKLSVVADDGVTVFATLGAGSVFGEVSVLEIAGNRTGNRRTANVRSLGYSDLFCLAKRDLWATLIVEIKFSQKFVQK, encoded by the coding sequence ATGATCTCCGATATGAATGTGGCCCGTGTGGAATTTCAAAATCGTATGTATGGTGTCAAACAATATATGGCCTTTCGCAAGGTAGGCCATGAGCTGGAGGCACGCGTCATTGGTTGGTTTGTCTATACCTGGTCACAGAGTGGAGCTATCGATGAGGAGCGAGTTCTTCCCGCACCGCCTGATAAATTAAAAGCGGAAATAGCCATAGTCTTCAGTCCCGGCGATTACATCTGTCGCAAAGGTGATGTGGGCAAAGAGATGTACATTGTGAAACGTGGCAAACTCTCTGTGGTGGCCGATGATGGTGTAACTGTCTTTGCCACCTTAGGTGCTGGATCTGTGTTTGGTGAAGTGTCTGTATTGGAAATTGCTGGCAATCGGACTGGTAATCGACGTACAGCGAATGTTCGTTCCTTAGGCTATTCGGATTTATTTTGTTTGGCCAAACGTGACTTGTGGGCAACGTtaatcgtagaaataaaattttcccaaaaatttgtacagaaataa